Proteins co-encoded in one Nitratireductor kimnyeongensis genomic window:
- the fabZ gene encoding 3-hydroxyacyl-ACP dehydratase FabZ — translation MSDTASTTLESLDIMDLMRLLPHRYPFLLVDKIIEIDGDRSAIGIKNVTINEPHFTGHFPTQPVMPGVLIVEAMAQTAGAICINNAGDESPSLVYFMTIDNAKFRKPVIPGDRLEIHVTKVKQRGSIWKFDCVAKVGEAKVAEAVISAMMSVEQAS, via the coding sequence ATGAGTGACACCGCTTCGACCACGCTTGAAAGCCTGGATATCATGGACCTGATGCGCTTGCTGCCGCATCGTTATCCTTTCCTTCTCGTAGACAAGATCATCGAGATTGACGGTGATCGTTCTGCCATAGGCATCAAGAATGTTACCATTAACGAACCTCATTTTACGGGGCATTTTCCGACACAACCGGTGATGCCGGGCGTTCTGATCGTCGAGGCGATGGCGCAGACCGCTGGTGCGATCTGCATCAACAATGCCGGCGACGAAAGTCCCTCGCTGGTCTATTTCATGACCATCGACAACGCGAAGTTCCGCAAACCGGTCATTCCAGGCGACCGTCTGGAGATCCACGTGACCAAGGTGAAGCAGCGCGGAAGTATCTGGAAGTTCGATTGCGTCGCAAAGGTGGGCGAGGCCAAGGTTGCCGAGGCCGTCATTTCGGCGATGATGTCTGTGGAACAGGCGAGCTGA
- the gltA gene encoding citrate synthase: MTKPTAKLEIGGQEDGHEFEILKGSVGPDVVNITSLYKDTGMFTYDPGFTSTASCESKITYIDGDEGILLHRGYPIEQLAEHGDFLETCYLLLYGELPTKAQKEDFDYRVTHHTMVHEQMNRFFTGFRRDAHPMAVMCGVVGAMSAFYHDSTDISDPHQRMVASLRMIAKMPTIAAMAYKYHVGQPFVYPKNDLGYAANFLHMCFSVPCEDYNVNPVLARAMERIFILHADHEQNASTSTVRLAGSSGANPFACIAAGIACLWGPAHGGANEAALNMLDEIGSVDRIPEFIDRAKDKNDPFRLMGFGHRVYKNYDPRAKIMQKTCHEVLSELGIKDDPQLDIAMELERIALTDEYFIEKKLYPNIDFYSGITLKALGFPTTMFTVLFALARTVGWIAQWKEMIEDPKQKIGRPRQLYTGASQRDYVPIAKR, translated from the coding sequence ATGACCAAACCAACTGCGAAGCTGGAAATTGGCGGCCAGGAAGACGGGCACGAATTCGAGATTTTGAAGGGCAGCGTGGGCCCGGATGTCGTCAACATCACCTCGCTTTACAAAGACACCGGGATGTTCACCTACGACCCGGGTTTCACCTCCACGGCGAGCTGCGAATCGAAGATTACCTATATTGACGGTGACGAAGGCATCCTCCTCCACCGCGGCTATCCGATCGAACAGCTGGCTGAGCATGGCGATTTTCTGGAGACCTGTTATCTGCTGCTTTATGGCGAATTGCCGACCAAGGCGCAGAAGGAAGATTTCGACTATCGCGTGACGCACCACACCATGGTGCACGAGCAGATGAACCGCTTCTTCACCGGTTTCCGCCGTGATGCGCATCCAATGGCGGTCATGTGTGGCGTGGTGGGGGCGATGTCGGCCTTCTATCACGACTCCACAGACATTTCCGATCCGCATCAGCGCATGGTGGCCAGCCTTCGCATGATCGCCAAGATGCCGACCATCGCGGCCATGGCCTACAAGTATCATGTGGGTCAGCCCTTCGTTTATCCGAAGAATGACCTTGGCTATGCAGCGAACTTCCTGCACATGTGCTTTTCGGTGCCGTGCGAGGACTATAATGTAAACCCGGTTCTTGCGCGCGCGATGGAGCGGATCTTCATTCTGCATGCCGACCACGAGCAGAATGCTTCCACTTCGACTGTCCGTCTGGCCGGCTCTTCGGGCGCCAATCCATTTGCTTGTATCGCTGCCGGCATCGCCTGCCTTTGGGGGCCTGCCCATGGTGGCGCAAACGAGGCGGCGCTCAACATGCTCGACGAGATCGGTTCGGTCGATCGAATTCCCGAATTCATCGACCGTGCGAAGGACAAGAACGATCCGTTCCGCCTTATGGGCTTCGGCCACAGGGTCTACAAAAACTATGACCCGCGCGCGAAAATCATGCAGAAGACCTGCCACGAGGTGTTAAGCGAACTGGGCATCAAAGACGACCCGCAGCTCGACATCGCCATGGAGCTCGAGCGCATTGCGCTGACGGATGAGTACTTTATCGAAAAGAAGCTCTATCCGAACATCGATTTCTATTCCGGTATCACGCTGAAGGCGCTGGGCTTCCCCACCACCATGTTCACGGTGCTCTTCGCGCTCGCGCGCACCGTCGGCTGGATCGCCCAGTGGAAAGAGATGATCGAGGATCCGAAGCAGAAGATCGGTCGCCCCCGCCAGCTCTACACAGGTGCGTCGCAGCGCGATTACGTTCCGATCGCCAAGCGCTGA
- a CDS encoding glyoxalase superfamily protein, whose amino-acid sequence MKPALPTMAEAKALAKRLRLHLKDRGRVVSHAQALETIAHQHGYRDWNTLCAAIGQNKPDAWAPGQRVQGIYLSRPFEGTLIASQRLRPGWFRVVIDLDEPVDVVTFDSFSSHRKRIRGTVGPDGHSRERTSNGLPHLTLEARAVP is encoded by the coding sequence ATGAAGCCCGCACTGCCCACCATGGCGGAGGCGAAGGCGCTCGCAAAGCGCCTACGCCTGCATCTGAAGGACCGAGGCCGCGTCGTATCGCATGCGCAGGCGCTCGAAACAATCGCGCACCAGCATGGATACCGTGACTGGAACACGCTTTGTGCTGCAATCGGGCAGAATAAACCCGATGCATGGGCTCCCGGCCAGCGCGTGCAGGGGATCTATCTCTCGCGGCCGTTTGAAGGAACCCTGATCGCTTCGCAAAGGCTGCGCCCCGGCTGGTTTCGCGTCGTGATCGACCTCGACGAACCTGTGGACGTTGTCACGTTTGACAGCTTCTCCAGCCACCGCAAACGCATTCGTGGAACCGTCGGTCCGGACGGGCATTCCCGAGAGCGCACATCCAACGGGCTGCCGCATCTGACGCTGGAAGCCAGAGCAGTTCCATAA
- the gltX gene encoding glutamate--tRNA ligase, with product MSSTVVTRFAPSPTGFLHIGGARTALFNWLYARHTGGKMLLRIEDTDRQRSTDEATAAILSGLAWLGLDCDGEPVSQFARAERHRAVAEELVARGEAYYCYSSQEELEAMREKARSQGRPPRYDGTWRDRDPSEAPEGIKPVIRIKTPQDGETIVEDQVQGTVRFPNKDLDDFIILRSDGSPTYMHAVVVDDHDMGVTHIIRGDDHLTNAARQTVIYRAMGWEVPVMAHIPLIHGPDGAKLSKRHGALGVEAYREMGYLPSALRNYLARLGWSHGDDEIMSDEDMIRWFDIADVNKGAARFDFQKLEALNGVHMRQMEDATLLDILTDTLPYLAGGKALLDALDETRKNQLLQALPGLKERAKTLVELVDSAGFLFVERPLHVDEKANQLLDENARQLLAEILPVLQNVEDWTLANIEAAVRAFAEQTERKLGKVAQPLRAALVGRTTSPGIFDVLSVLGQEESLARIRDQAA from the coding sequence ATGAGCAGCACCGTCGTCACGCGCTTTGCGCCCTCACCCACCGGCTTTTTGCATATCGGCGGCGCGCGCACGGCGCTCTTCAACTGGCTCTATGCGCGCCATACCGGCGGGAAGATGTTGTTGCGCATCGAAGACACTGACCGACAGCGCTCAACGGACGAAGCGACCGCAGCCATCCTCAGCGGACTTGCTTGGCTCGGTCTCGACTGCGATGGCGAGCCTGTTTCACAATTTGCGCGCGCAGAGCGACACCGCGCGGTTGCGGAGGAGCTGGTGGCCAGGGGAGAAGCTTACTATTGCTACAGCTCACAGGAGGAGCTGGAGGCCATGCGCGAGAAAGCGCGATCCCAAGGGCGCCCACCCCGCTATGACGGCACATGGCGTGATCGCGATCCTTCGGAGGCTCCCGAGGGAATCAAACCCGTTATCCGTATCAAAACGCCGCAAGACGGGGAAACCATTGTCGAGGATCAGGTGCAGGGCACGGTGCGCTTCCCCAACAAGGATCTCGATGATTTCATTATCCTACGTTCCGATGGATCCCCCACCTACATGCATGCCGTGGTGGTGGACGACCACGATATGGGCGTCACACACATCATCCGCGGCGACGACCACCTGACCAATGCCGCACGCCAGACGGTGATCTACAGGGCAATGGGCTGGGAGGTGCCGGTGATGGCCCATATCCCGCTTATTCATGGGCCAGACGGCGCGAAACTCTCCAAACGGCATGGCGCGCTGGGCGTCGAGGCGTACAGGGAGATGGGTTACCTTCCCTCGGCCTTGCGCAACTATCTGGCACGGTTGGGCTGGAGCCATGGCGACGACGAGATCATGTCTGACGAAGACATGATTCGCTGGTTCGACATTGCCGATGTGAACAAGGGCGCCGCGCGTTTCGATTTCCAGAAGCTGGAGGCGCTCAATGGCGTGCATATGCGGCAGATGGAAGATGCGACGCTGCTTGATATCCTGACCGATACACTGCCATATCTGGCTGGAGGCAAGGCACTCCTCGACGCCCTGGACGAGACGCGGAAAAATCAGTTGCTGCAGGCGCTTCCGGGCTTGAAAGAACGCGCCAAGACTCTCGTGGAACTCGTTGATAGTGCCGGATTTCTATTCGTGGAAAGACCGCTTCATGTCGACGAAAAAGCCAATCAGCTTCTGGATGAGAATGCGCGTCAACTGCTTGCGGAAATTCTTCCCGTATTGCAAAATGTAGAGGATTGGACCCTTGCGAATATCGAAGCAGCTGTCCGCGCTTTTGCGGAACAGACCGAACGCAAGCTTGGCAAAGTCGCCCAACCCTTGAGGGCAGCGCTCGTCGGGCGCACCACGTCGCCAGGCATCTTCGATGTTCTTTCCGTTCTTGGGCAAGAGGAGAGTTTGGCGCGTATCCGCGATCAGGCTGCCTAG
- the lpxD gene encoding UDP-3-O-(3-hydroxymyristoyl)glucosamine N-acyltransferase: MKDPDFFPPARRITAGEIASLTGAELVRPEFAGIVIDSVAAASDGGAGTLVFIEGKRNAELVRNTTAAAVLCKREAAGHCPETVALLVIDRPQAAFAQITRLLFPQAMTPGTMTGETGVSERASVAADAVLEDGVIVEPGAVIGTGVMIGRGTIIAPNAVIGASCRIGRDSYVGPGASVQCAMIGDRVILHAGVRIGQDGFGYLPGTKGLEKLPQIGRVVIQDDVEIGANTTVDRGALVDTIIGQGTKIDNLVQVAHNVRIGRSCIIAGNCGLSGSVTLGDFVMLGGRVGIADHINIGTGAQLAASSGVMNDVPAGERWAGSPAQPIREAFRELAALRGLVDGKKKRTRDGDE; this comes from the coding sequence ATGAAGGACCCTGATTTTTTTCCTCCCGCACGCCGCATTACGGCAGGCGAGATTGCCTCGCTGACGGGAGCCGAACTTGTTCGTCCCGAATTTGCGGGGATCGTGATCGATAGCGTTGCCGCCGCCTCTGACGGCGGCGCTGGCACGCTGGTTTTTATCGAAGGCAAGCGCAATGCCGAGCTCGTGCGAAACACGACGGCCGCCGCCGTTTTGTGCAAGCGCGAGGCGGCAGGCCATTGTCCCGAAACCGTGGCCCTTCTCGTGATCGATAGGCCACAGGCGGCCTTCGCCCAGATAACGCGACTTCTCTTCCCGCAGGCCATGACCCCCGGCACGATGACCGGCGAAACCGGAGTTTCGGAGCGGGCGAGCGTGGCCGCAGACGCCGTTCTCGAAGATGGGGTAATCGTGGAACCGGGCGCCGTTATCGGCACTGGCGTCATGATCGGCCGCGGAACGATTATTGCTCCCAACGCCGTGATCGGCGCCTCCTGCCGGATTGGCCGGGACAGCTATGTGGGCCCCGGCGCTTCCGTGCAATGCGCCATGATCGGGGACCGCGTCATTCTTCACGCGGGCGTGCGAATCGGCCAGGACGGGTTCGGTTATCTGCCGGGAACCAAAGGGCTTGAAAAACTGCCGCAGATCGGTCGTGTGGTCATTCAGGACGATGTGGAGATAGGCGCCAACACCACTGTGGACCGTGGCGCGCTCGTGGACACGATCATCGGACAGGGGACGAAGATCGATAACCTCGTCCAGGTGGCACACAATGTCCGCATTGGCAGAAGTTGCATCATCGCCGGAAATTGCGGCCTTTCAGGATCGGTGACGCTCGGCGATTTCGTCATGTTGGGCGGCCGGGTCGGGATAGCCGACCACATCAACATCGGCACCGGTGCCCAGCTTGCAGCATCCAGCGGCGTCATGAATGACGTGCCGGCGGGCGAGCGTTGGGCCGGGTCTCCCGCCCAGCCGATCCGCGAGGCATTCCGTGAGTTGGCTGCCTTGCGCGGGCTGGTGGACGGAAAGAAAAAGAGAACGAGGGACGGGGATGAGTGA
- the lpxA gene encoding acyl-ACP--UDP-N-acetylglucosamine O-acyltransferase, producing the protein MARDTVIHPSAIVESGAELGQGVRVGPFCHVSSGAKLHDDVELIGHVTIMGDTTLGEACQVYPQAVLGAPPQNFKHKGGKSTLEVGSHNVIREGVTFHAGTDTSRGKTTVGSHGLFMAYSHVAHDSDVGNHVTMANYAGLGGHAEIGDHVIISGYAAVHQFVRIGHHAFLGGFAAVVGDVIPYGMAVGDRARLRGLNLVGLKRSGMPRDDIAALRKAYRMLFAEDGSLDENARAVERAYPSSELIGDIVAFVGGRDKRHFTLPARGRGASEDDDSG; encoded by the coding sequence ATGGCGCGCGACACTGTTATTCACCCGTCGGCTATCGTCGAATCCGGCGCAGAGCTTGGCCAGGGCGTTCGGGTTGGGCCATTCTGCCATGTGTCGTCGGGCGCCAAGCTACACGATGACGTGGAACTGATCGGCCACGTGACCATCATGGGCGACACGACACTTGGCGAGGCATGCCAGGTCTATCCACAAGCCGTTCTCGGCGCACCTCCGCAAAACTTCAAGCACAAGGGCGGCAAAAGCACGCTTGAGGTCGGATCTCACAACGTTATCCGTGAAGGCGTGACCTTTCATGCCGGGACAGACACCAGCCGTGGCAAGACGACGGTGGGGTCGCATGGCCTCTTCATGGCCTATTCGCACGTCGCGCATGATAGTGATGTGGGCAATCACGTCACCATGGCGAATTACGCCGGTCTTGGCGGGCATGCCGAAATCGGCGATCACGTGATCATTTCGGGTTATGCGGCGGTCCATCAATTTGTGCGGATAGGGCATCACGCGTTTCTGGGCGGATTTGCCGCCGTGGTTGGCGATGTCATTCCCTATGGGATGGCTGTGGGTGACCGGGCGCGCCTGCGCGGCCTCAATCTCGTTGGCCTTAAGCGTTCAGGCATGCCGCGCGACGATATCGCCGCCCTGCGCAAGGCCTACAGAATGCTCTTCGCCGAAGATGGTTCGCTGGACGAGAACGCTCGCGCTGTTGAGCGCGCCTATCCCTCTTCGGAGCTGATTGGTGACATCGTCGCCTTTGTGGGGGGCAGGGACAAGCGTCACTTCACCCTTCCGGCGCGCGGCAGGGGCGCCTCCGAGGATGATGACTCAGGCTGA
- a CDS encoding LpxI family protein gives MMTQAEKYPALPESARVAVVAGSGALPRDVVRTLVKGGHRPIVIAIEGEADWLDGANVAEFELWPAPAERLALFLPKLQRAGVTHLVLAGGVSRRPPILKVRLGWDVFRALPKLVAAYAKGDDGLLRAVIAHIESKGIRVLGAHEIAPELLAPEGIMTRTKPKASDKKDLEAAYAAARMIGALDIGQAAIAVGGRAVALEGIEGTAGLLDRMRGLRDHGRLAGKSRGAIVKCVKPEQEERADMPTIGPDTIRAAHAAGLAGVGVEAGRSLILDYATTVELADKHGLFVIGLDPEANHER, from the coding sequence ATGATGACTCAGGCTGAAAAATATCCGGCTCTGCCGGAGTCTGCTCGCGTCGCCGTTGTCGCCGGCAGCGGAGCCCTGCCGCGGGATGTGGTTCGAACGCTCGTGAAGGGTGGGCACAGGCCGATTGTCATTGCCATTGAAGGTGAAGCGGACTGGCTGGATGGCGCGAATGTCGCCGAATTTGAGCTCTGGCCCGCGCCCGCTGAACGTCTGGCTCTGTTTCTGCCGAAGCTGCAAAGAGCGGGTGTGACGCATCTCGTGCTCGCCGGGGGTGTGAGCCGCCGCCCGCCGATCCTCAAAGTCAGGCTGGGGTGGGACGTGTTTCGCGCTCTTCCCAAGCTCGTGGCGGCTTATGCCAAGGGCGATGACGGGCTCCTGCGTGCGGTGATCGCGCATATCGAGTCCAAAGGCATCCGGGTTCTGGGTGCGCACGAGATTGCCCCGGAGCTTCTCGCACCCGAAGGGATAATGACGCGCACCAAACCAAAAGCGTCCGACAAAAAGGATTTGGAGGCTGCCTACGCGGCAGCGCGAATGATCGGCGCGCTCGACATTGGCCAGGCGGCCATAGCGGTGGGCGGACGCGCGGTGGCGCTTGAGGGGATTGAAGGAACTGCAGGCTTGCTCGACCGGATGCGCGGCCTGCGCGATCACGGCCGCCTTGCTGGCAAATCCCGCGGCGCAATAGTCAAATGCGTCAAACCGGAGCAAGAGGAACGCGCCGACATGCCGACCATCGGCCCTGACACGATAAGGGCGGCACATGCTGCCGGGCTAGCCGGCGTCGGGGTGGAGGCGGGGCGCTCACTGATACTCGATTATGCAACCACGGTTGAGCTGGCAGACAAGCATGGTCTGTTCGTCATCGGGCTTGATCCGGAGGCGAACCATGAACGCTGA
- a CDS encoding MATE family efflux transporter, whose product MSEKPINAFTEGPLGPIYARTALPIIFVMGMNGLLAVCDALFLGQFVGPDALAAVTLMFPLYMFIVALATLVSSGMSSLLARLLGAAETQAAGKVFSGAHGLALLVSLLLMLLFLPFGPAISLLVAGGSQKLAEMGLVYLRITVFSSPLLFLLSVNSDALRNEGRINLMAAMTFLISIANIGFNYMLVAGLGMGVSGSAYGTALAQVLAFAGILAFRLWGRTQLPLSVLARYGLHGSWGHILALGAPQSLNFIGIALGSATILTALQWVAAPGYGTTVSAYGITTRVMTFAFLPLLGLSHAMQTITGNNFGADRLLRVNRSLQFAVVAAFAYCLALQVLMACFASAIGRVFVGDPAVVAEVARILPVITGLFFATGPLMMIAMHFQAIGDAGRAALLGLSKPYLFAMPLAFSFAAIFGEAGIWVAGPSAEAMLFVLTVFVLYRTARTKRLGWGLFPAVSGVQA is encoded by the coding sequence TTGTCTGAAAAACCCATCAACGCTTTCACCGAAGGTCCTCTCGGACCCATCTATGCGCGTACCGCACTTCCGATCATTTTCGTGATGGGCATGAACGGACTGCTTGCTGTCTGCGACGCGCTCTTCCTTGGGCAATTCGTGGGGCCGGATGCTCTGGCCGCCGTCACGCTCATGTTCCCGCTATATATGTTCATCGTCGCACTGGCGACGCTTGTTTCGAGTGGCATGTCGAGCCTTCTGGCACGTCTTCTGGGCGCTGCCGAAACGCAGGCGGCAGGAAAAGTGTTTTCCGGCGCGCACGGCCTAGCGCTTCTTGTCAGCCTTCTTCTGATGCTGCTTTTCCTGCCGTTCGGACCGGCGATCTCCCTGCTTGTTGCTGGCGGCTCGCAGAAACTCGCGGAGATGGGCCTTGTTTATCTGCGGATCACGGTCTTCTCTTCACCCCTTCTGTTCCTGCTTTCCGTCAACTCCGACGCATTGCGCAATGAGGGCCGCATCAACCTCATGGCCGCGATGACCTTTCTGATCTCGATCGCCAATATCGGCTTCAACTACATGCTGGTTGCCGGTCTTGGCATGGGCGTTTCCGGCTCCGCCTATGGAACCGCACTCGCCCAGGTGCTCGCATTCGCAGGCATTCTCGCCTTTCGTCTGTGGGGCCGGACGCAATTGCCTCTTTCAGTCCTTGCGCGCTACGGTCTGCATGGAAGCTGGGGACACATCCTGGCGCTCGGCGCGCCGCAGAGCCTGAATTTTATCGGCATCGCGCTGGGGTCGGCGACGATCCTTACAGCACTTCAGTGGGTGGCGGCGCCGGGCTATGGGACCACCGTTTCGGCATACGGGATCACAACGAGGGTCATGACCTTCGCTTTCCTGCCGCTTCTTGGGTTGAGCCATGCCATGCAGACGATCACGGGCAACAATTTCGGCGCAGACAGGCTGCTGCGCGTGAACAGGAGCCTGCAATTTGCTGTTGTCGCCGCCTTCGCCTACTGCCTTGCGCTTCAGGTTCTGATGGCCTGCTTCGCCTCTGCGATAGGGCGGGTCTTCGTCGGGGATCCAGCGGTCGTGGCCGAAGTGGCGCGCATCCTTCCCGTGATAACAGGCCTGTTCTTCGCCACTGGCCCGCTGATGATGATCGCGATGCATTTTCAGGCAATCGGTGATGCGGGCCGGGCGGCGCTGCTCGGTCTTTCGAAGCCATACCTCTTTGCAATGCCGCTCGCCTTCTCGTTCGCCGCTATTTTCGGCGAGGCCGGTATCTGGGTTGCCGGGCCGTCCGCAGAAGCAATGCTTTTCGTCCTCACCGTCTTCGTGCTTTACCGCACGGCCCGGACAAAAAGGCTGGGTTGGGGGCTTTTCCCGGCGGTGAGTGGAGTGCAGGCATGA
- the lpxB gene encoding lipid-A-disaccharide synthase, translated as MNAERRPLKIAVIAGEESGDLLGADLVEALRKMNGSDVELLGVGGRGLIGHGLESIFDAEDIALMGVSAIVRDLPRLIRRIGQTATAIADANPDCLITIDSPEFSLRVAKKVRALAPSIPIIHYVCPSVWAWRPGRAPAMRPHVDEVLCLLPFEPAELERLSGPPGTFVGHRLASDAGILAAAQAHVSRPAKTSDEQRSLLLLPGSRRGEVSRLLQPFEETVRHLHEAGHDFRILMPTVPHVSSMIEAAAKHWPKRPEIILDQERKWQAFAEADAALACSGTVSLELALARIPTILCYKTDFAARALIPLITVWSAALPNLIAGWPVVPEHFNQYVRPSYLARQITTLWDDKPARAAQMAGFQEIAHALATERPSGEIAAQVVLRHVSGAA; from the coding sequence ATGAACGCTGAGCGCCGCCCTTTGAAAATTGCCGTGATCGCCGGTGAGGAATCCGGAGATTTGCTTGGTGCGGACCTCGTGGAGGCGCTGCGCAAGATGAACGGGTCGGATGTCGAGCTTCTTGGTGTCGGCGGGCGAGGGCTTATCGGGCACGGACTGGAATCGATCTTTGATGCCGAAGACATCGCGCTGATGGGGGTCAGCGCCATTGTGCGCGACCTGCCCAGGCTGATCCGCCGTATTGGCCAGACCGCAACGGCGATTGCGGATGCGAATCCCGACTGCCTGATCACGATCGACAGCCCGGAGTTCAGCCTCCGGGTCGCAAAGAAGGTGCGCGCGCTCGCACCCTCCATCCCGATCATCCATTATGTATGTCCAAGCGTGTGGGCGTGGCGGCCCGGAAGGGCGCCGGCCATGCGTCCGCATGTCGATGAGGTGCTTTGTCTTCTGCCATTCGAACCCGCCGAACTGGAACGGCTCAGCGGCCCGCCCGGCACATTTGTCGGCCATCGTCTGGCAAGTGACGCAGGCATCCTGGCGGCGGCTCAGGCGCATGTATCACGGCCGGCAAAAACATCCGACGAGCAGCGATCCCTGCTTCTTCTGCCTGGATCGCGCCGCGGGGAAGTGTCGAGGCTTCTCCAGCCGTTTGAGGAGACCGTGCGGCATCTTCATGAGGCAGGGCACGACTTCCGCATTCTCATGCCCACGGTTCCGCATGTCTCATCCATGATCGAAGCCGCGGCAAAGCACTGGCCGAAAAGACCCGAAATCATCCTCGATCAAGAGCGTAAATGGCAGGCCTTTGCCGAGGCCGATGCGGCACTGGCGTGTTCTGGAACCGTTTCTCTGGAACTTGCTCTGGCCCGCATACCGACCATTCTTTGCTACAAGACCGATTTTGCAGCCCGCGCCCTCATACCTTTGATCACCGTGTGGTCTGCGGCACTGCCAAACCTGATCGCCGGTTGGCCAGTCGTGCCTGAACATTTCAATCAGTACGTCCGGCCATCTTATCTCGCCCGCCAGATCACAACCTTGTGGGACGACAAGCCGGCGCGTGCCGCGCAGATGGCAGGCTTTCAGGAGATCGCCCACGCACTGGCGACAGAAAGACCATCAGGCGAGATTGCGGCGCAGGTGGTTCTCCGGCATGTTTCAGGCGCGGCTTGA